One Pantoea eucalypti genomic region harbors:
- the rlmM gene encoding 23S rRNA (cytidine(2498)-2'-O)-methyltransferase RlmM, with protein sequence MNKVLLYCRPGFEKECAAEISAKAAEREIYGFPRVKDDSGYVLFECYQFEDADRLARELPFDELIFARQMLVVGEMLRDLPQEDRITPIVGMLTGVVEKGGELRVEVPDTNEAKELTKFCRKFTVPLRSALRESKILLNYESPKRPVVHVFFIAPGTCYVGYSIRENSSPFYMGIPRLKFPSDAPSRSTLKLEEAFHVFIPADEWDERLASGMYAVDLGACPGGWTYQLVQRSMMVYAVDNGPMAPSLMDTGQVMHEKADGFKFRPPRTNISWLVCDMVEKPVRVANLMTDWLVNGWCREAIFNLKLPMKKRYEEVTQNLAMMQERFDENGINVQIRARQLYHDREEVTVHVRRMWAATGGRRDER encoded by the coding sequence ATGAATAAAGTTTTACTCTATTGTCGCCCCGGTTTTGAAAAAGAGTGCGCGGCAGAAATCAGCGCTAAAGCGGCGGAACGCGAAATCTACGGCTTTCCCCGCGTTAAAGATGACTCCGGCTACGTGTTGTTTGAGTGCTATCAGTTCGAAGATGCTGATCGCCTGGCGCGTGAGCTGCCATTTGACGAGCTGATCTTTGCCCGTCAGATGCTGGTCGTCGGCGAAATGCTGCGTGACCTGCCACAGGAAGATCGTATCACCCCGATTGTCGGCATGCTGACCGGCGTGGTGGAGAAGGGGGGCGAACTGCGTGTTGAAGTGCCTGACACCAACGAAGCCAAAGAGCTGACCAAATTCTGCCGCAAGTTCACCGTGCCGCTGCGTTCAGCACTGCGTGAAAGCAAAATCCTGCTGAACTATGAAAGCCCGAAACGCCCGGTTGTGCATGTGTTTTTCATCGCACCTGGCACCTGTTACGTCGGTTACTCCATTCGGGAAAACAGCTCGCCGTTTTATATGGGTATTCCACGCCTTAAGTTTCCTTCTGATGCGCCAAGCCGTTCCACGCTTAAGCTGGAAGAGGCATTCCACGTATTCATCCCTGCGGATGAGTGGGATGAGCGTTTAGCCAGCGGCATGTACGCGGTGGACCTGGGAGCCTGTCCGGGCGGCTGGACCTATCAACTGGTCCAGCGCAGCATGATGGTTTATGCGGTAGACAACGGACCGATGGCACCGAGCCTGATGGATACCGGCCAGGTGATGCATGAGAAAGCGGATGGATTTAAATTCCGTCCGCCTCGCACCAACATCAGCTGGCTGGTGTGTGACATGGTAGAGAAGCCGGTTCGCGTGGCTAACCTGATGACCGACTGGCTGGTCAACGGCTGGTGCCGCGAAGCGATCTTCAACCTTAAGTTGCCGATGAAAAAGCGCTATGAAGAGGTCACGCAGAATCTGGCCATGATGCAGGAGCGGTTTGATGAGAATGGCATCAACGTGCAGATTCGCGCCCGTCAGCTCTATCATGACCGCGAAGAGGTAACGGTTCATGTGCGTCGTATGTGGGCTGCGACCGGTGGCCGTCGCGACGAGCGTTAA
- the xni gene encoding flap endonuclease Xni: MAFHLVIVDALNLIRRLHAVQGSPCVDGCVAALRQVLGHARPTHAVAVFDGEARHQGWRHQLLPDYKSGRPPMPDDLQAEMPALQEAFRAAGVSCWIAGEDEADDLAATLAVKMAQAGHQATIVSTDKGYCQLLAPEIRIRDYFQKRWLDLPFIEAEFGVAPQRLPDYWGLCGISSSKIPGITGIGPKSAKQLLTTFQTLEGVYQQLDQVPAKWREKLAEGQHMAEISRQVATLKQDLVLQGNLNTLRYTG, encoded by the coding sequence ATGGCTTTTCATCTTGTTATTGTTGACGCATTGAATCTGATTCGCCGTCTGCATGCGGTACAAGGCTCCCCCTGTGTCGACGGCTGTGTGGCTGCGCTGCGCCAGGTACTGGGTCACGCCCGTCCGACCCATGCCGTGGCGGTATTTGATGGCGAAGCGCGTCATCAGGGCTGGCGGCATCAGCTGCTTCCCGACTACAAAAGCGGTCGTCCGCCGATGCCAGACGATTTGCAGGCAGAGATGCCGGCGTTACAGGAGGCTTTTCGCGCAGCAGGCGTAAGCTGCTGGATTGCGGGCGAGGATGAAGCGGATGATTTAGCGGCGACGCTGGCGGTTAAAATGGCCCAGGCCGGACATCAGGCCACCATTGTTTCCACTGACAAAGGCTACTGCCAGCTGCTGGCACCCGAGATCCGCATCCGCGACTACTTCCAGAAACGGTGGCTCGACCTGCCTTTTATCGAGGCAGAGTTTGGCGTGGCGCCCCAGCGGTTACCTGACTACTGGGGATTATGCGGCATCAGCAGCAGTAAAATTCCGGGCATCACCGGCATCGGCCCTAAAAGCGCAAAGCAGCTGCTAACAACGTTTCAGACGCTTGAGGGGGTCTACCAGCAACTGGACCAGGTGCCCGCCAAATGGCGGGAAAAACTCGCTGAAGGGCAGCATATGGCAGAGATTAGTCGTCAGGTGGCCACACTGAAGCAGGATCTGGTGTTGCAGGGAAATCTGAACACGCTGCGTTACACCGGCTGA
- the ppnN gene encoding nucleotide 5'-monophosphate nucleosidase PpnN, translating into MITHISPLGSMDLLSQLEVDMLKRTASSDLYQLFRNCSLAVLNSGSQTDSSHELLSRFENFDINVLRRERGVKLELINPPEEAFVDGRIIRSLQANLFAVLRDILFVSGQLNMPGRFTAAEENDSATITNTVFSILRNARALHIGEYPNTVVCWGGHSINAVEYQYCRNVGTQLGLRELNICTGCGPGVMEAPMKGAAVGHAQQRYRDSRFIGLTEPSIIAAEPPNPLVNELIIMPDIEKRLEAFVRIAHGIIIFPGGVGTAEELLYLLGILMNPQNNDQVLPLILTGPEESADYFRVLDDFIVNTLGEQARKHYQIIIDDAAEVARLMKKAMPQVKENRRETGDAYSFNWSIRIEPDLQVPFLPTHENMANLNLYTNQPPEKLAADLRRAFSGIVAGNVKEMGIREIREKGRFKLHGDPDIMHRMDELLQGFVAQQRMKLPGTAYIPCYEIIK; encoded by the coding sequence TTGATTACCCATATCAGTCCACTTGGCTCAATGGATCTGCTCTCGCAACTGGAAGTCGATATGCTTAAGCGCACAGCCAGCAGCGACCTCTACCAGCTGTTTCGCAATTGCTCTCTGGCAGTACTCAACTCCGGCAGCCAGACTGACAGCAGCCACGAACTGCTCTCCCGCTTTGAGAATTTTGACATCAACGTGCTGCGCCGTGAGCGCGGCGTCAAACTGGAACTGATCAATCCACCGGAAGAGGCGTTCGTTGATGGCCGCATCATCCGTTCCCTGCAGGCAAATCTGTTTGCGGTGCTGCGTGACATCCTGTTTGTCAGCGGCCAGCTCAACATGCCGGGCCGTTTCACGGCAGCCGAAGAGAACGATTCCGCCACGATCACCAACACCGTGTTTTCCATTTTGCGTAATGCACGGGCACTGCACATTGGCGAGTATCCCAACACCGTAGTGTGCTGGGGTGGACACTCAATCAACGCCGTTGAGTACCAGTATTGCCGCAATGTTGGTACGCAGTTGGGTCTGCGCGAGCTGAATATCTGTACCGGCTGCGGGCCGGGCGTGATGGAAGCACCAATGAAAGGGGCCGCCGTTGGCCACGCCCAGCAGCGCTATCGTGACAGCCGCTTTATCGGCCTGACAGAACCCTCGATCATTGCGGCTGAACCGCCGAATCCGCTGGTGAATGAGCTGATCATCATGCCAGACATCGAAAAACGTCTGGAAGCGTTTGTGCGTATCGCCCATGGCATCATTATTTTCCCGGGCGGGGTCGGCACGGCAGAAGAGCTGCTCTATCTGCTGGGCATTCTGATGAATCCGCAGAACAACGACCAGGTACTGCCGCTGATCCTGACCGGACCAGAAGAGAGCGCCGATTATTTCCGTGTGCTGGATGATTTCATCGTCAACACGCTGGGTGAACAGGCGCGTAAGCATTATCAGATTATTATCGATGATGCGGCAGAAGTGGCGCGTCTGATGAAGAAAGCGATGCCGCAGGTTAAAGAGAATCGTCGCGAAACCGGCGATGCTTACAGCTTTAACTGGTCGATTCGCATTGAACCCGATCTGCAGGTGCCGTTCCTGCCCACCCATGAAAATATGGCTAACCTCAATCTCTACACGAATCAGCCTCCTGAGAAGCTGGCCGCCGACCTGCGCCGCGCCTTCTCAGGCATCGTCGCGGGTAACGTTAAAGAGATGGGCATCCGCGAAATCCGTGAGAAGGGACGCTTTAAACTGCATGGCGACCCCGACATCATGCACCGCATGGATGAACTGCTGCAGGGATTCGTTGCCCAGCAGCGCATGAAGCTGCCAGGCACTGCTTACATCCCCTGCTACGAAATTATCAAATAA
- the queF gene encoding NADPH-dependent 7-cyano-7-deazaguanine reductase QueF (Catalyzes the NADPH-dependent reduction of 7-cyano-7-deazaguanine (preQ0) to 7-aminomethyl-7-deazaguanine (preQ1) in queuosine biosynthesis) → MTTHEQDQALSNLTLGKPTAYHDQYDNSLLQSVPRSLNREPLGLFPDSLPFTGSDIWTLYELSWLNSKGLPQVAVGEVVLDAQSRNLIESKSFKLYLNSFNQTRFADWGEVRQTLERDLSACAEGEVQVALFRLSEIEGQPVGHFDGCCIDEQDIAIDDYRFNADYLADAAGSEIVEETLVSHLLKSNCLITNQPDWGSVMIRYTGPRIDHEALLRYLVSFRQHNEFHEQCVERIFNDVMRFCHPEALTVYARYTRRGGLDINPWRTNVPFSPGFSRLVRQ, encoded by the coding sequence ATGACTACTCACGAACAGGATCAGGCACTCAGTAACCTGACGCTGGGCAAACCCACAGCCTATCACGATCAGTATGACAACAGCTTACTGCAGTCGGTGCCACGCAGTCTGAACCGTGAACCGCTGGGCCTGTTTCCCGACAGCCTGCCCTTTACCGGCAGCGATATCTGGACCCTGTATGAACTCTCGTGGCTCAACAGTAAAGGGCTACCCCAGGTTGCCGTCGGCGAAGTGGTGCTGGATGCACAGAGCCGCAATCTGATCGAGTCGAAAAGCTTTAAGCTTTACCTTAACAGTTTTAACCAGACCCGCTTTGCGGACTGGGGCGAGGTCCGTCAGACGCTGGAGCGGGATCTGAGCGCCTGTGCAGAAGGTGAAGTGCAGGTTGCGCTGTTCCGTCTTAGTGAAATTGAAGGTCAGCCTGTCGGTCATTTTGACGGTTGCTGTATTGATGAGCAGGATATTGCTATCGACGATTATCGCTTCAATGCCGACTATCTGGCGGATGCCGCAGGCAGCGAAATCGTTGAGGAGACGCTGGTCAGCCATCTGCTCAAGTCAAACTGCCTGATCACCAATCAGCCTGACTGGGGCTCGGTGATGATCCGCTACACAGGCCCGCGTATCGACCATGAAGCGCTGCTGCGCTATCTGGTCTCATTCCGCCAGCATAACGAATTTCACGAGCAGTGCGTCGAGCGCATCTTTAATGATGTGATGCGTTTCTGTCATCCTGAAGCGCTGACCGTTTATGCACGCTACACCCGCCGTGGCGGACTGGATATCAACCCGTGGCGCACCAATGTGCCCTTCTCACCCGGTTTTTCACGGCTGGTTCGTCAGTAG
- the syd gene encoding SecY-interacting protein, with protein MMQQTAAALRDFTTRYCQHWLQQAGHAPASSDLYGVPSPCALEDRDQRVLWQPQPFSLPPTLDAVERAIDIQLQPSVTDFYTAQFAGDMQATFGENQLTLLQVWSEEDFLRLQENLIGHLVMQRRLRQSPTLFIATTDSEEEIISLSNLSGEVILEQPGRKQRAVLAESLEIFLKSLQPVIN; from the coding sequence ATGATGCAGCAAACTGCCGCCGCGTTGCGCGACTTTACTACCCGATACTGCCAGCACTGGCTTCAGCAGGCGGGACATGCGCCGGCCAGCAGCGATCTTTATGGCGTTCCCTCGCCCTGCGCACTTGAGGATCGCGATCAGCGTGTGCTCTGGCAGCCGCAGCCTTTTAGTCTGCCACCGACGCTGGATGCCGTTGAACGGGCGATCGATATCCAGCTTCAGCCGTCAGTCACAGATTTCTATACCGCGCAGTTTGCCGGGGATATGCAGGCCACTTTTGGCGAGAATCAGCTGACACTGTTGCAGGTGTGGAGTGAAGAGGATTTCCTGCGGTTACAGGAGAACCTGATTGGCCATCTGGTGATGCAGCGCCGCCTCAGGCAGTCGCCTACGCTGTTTATTGCCACAACCGATTCAGAAGAGGAGATCATCTCGCTTTCTAATCTCAGTGGTGAAGTGATTCTGGAGCAGCCTGGCCGCAAACAGCGTGCGGTATTAGCCGAAAGTCTTGAGATATTTCTTAAGTCATTACAACCGGTTATCAACTGA
- a CDS encoding YqcC family protein produces MAPEQLITQRLEQLEAVMREHHLWQSTPPAEGALKSQEPFCVDTLEPLQWLQWVLVPRMHALIAAGHPLPQNFAVAPYYEVALVPDQPGIAPLLLTLRQLDALMKDAAH; encoded by the coding sequence ATGGCGCCTGAACAATTAATTACGCAACGGCTGGAGCAACTGGAAGCGGTGATGCGTGAGCACCATCTCTGGCAAAGTACTCCTCCGGCCGAGGGTGCGCTTAAGAGCCAGGAACCTTTTTGCGTGGATACACTGGAACCGCTGCAGTGGCTCCAGTGGGTCTTAGTCCCGCGGATGCATGCCCTGATTGCCGCGGGACATCCGCTGCCGCAAAACTTTGCCGTTGCCCCCTATTATGAAGTGGCGCTGGTACCTGACCAGCCCGGCATTGCGCCGCTGCTGCTGACCCTGCGTCAGCTGGATGCCTTGATGAAGGATGCTGCCCACTGA
- the truC gene encoding tRNA pseudouridine(65) synthase TruC, whose amino-acid sequence MLEILYQDEWLVAVNKPSGWLVHRSWLDRHETVFVMQTVRDQIGQHVFTAHRLDKPTSGVLLMGLSSEVGRLLSLQFEQHQMQKTYHAVVRGWLESSGTIDYPLVEELDKIADKHATEARTAQPAVTDYQSLATVEMPVGIGRYPTSRYSLVEMAPKTGRKHQLRRHMSHLRHPIIGDSAHGDLRQNRGAAEHFGANRLMLHASSLALTHPVTGEPLLIRAGLDGVWQNLMNQFGWQDQIPEVPRVEFNAAPGQDSVSE is encoded by the coding sequence ATGCTGGAGATACTCTATCAGGATGAGTGGCTGGTTGCCGTTAACAAGCCCAGCGGCTGGCTGGTTCATCGCAGCTGGCTGGATCGCCATGAAACGGTGTTTGTGATGCAGACTGTTCGTGATCAGATCGGACAGCATGTCTTTACCGCGCATCGACTGGATAAACCCACGTCAGGCGTGCTGCTGATGGGGCTTTCGAGTGAAGTCGGACGTCTGCTTTCCCTGCAGTTTGAACAGCACCAGATGCAGAAAACCTACCACGCCGTGGTGCGTGGCTGGCTGGAGAGCAGTGGAACGATCGATTATCCGCTGGTGGAAGAGCTGGATAAAATTGCCGATAAACACGCCACTGAAGCGCGCACCGCACAGCCCGCCGTCACCGATTATCAGTCACTGGCCACCGTTGAGATGCCGGTCGGCATTGGTCGTTATCCCACGTCGCGCTACAGCCTTGTAGAGATGGCCCCTAAAACCGGTCGCAAGCATCAGCTGCGTCGCCATATGTCACACCTGCGTCATCCGATTATTGGTGATTCTGCGCACGGTGACCTGCGTCAGAACCGGGGTGCCGCCGAACATTTCGGCGCTAACCGACTGATGCTGCACGCGAGCAGCCTGGCATTGACCCATCCGGTGACCGGTGAACCATTGCTGATACGCGCCGGACTGGATGGCGTCTGGCAGAATCTGATGAATCAGTTTGGCTGGCAGGATCAGATTCCTGAGGTGCCGCGGGTTGAGTTTAACGCAGCGCCAGGACAGGATAGCGTTTCAGAATAA
- a CDS encoding flavodoxin: MAKIGIFVGTVYGNALLVAEEAEPLLQQQGHSVTVFDDPTLADWQNGAGDVALIVTSTTGQGDLPDSISGLFHAIKDKLGHQPALRYGVIALGDSSYDHFCGAGKAFDALLQEQGAQRVGEVLLVDATENPEPEAVTSPWVEAWGAQL; encoded by the coding sequence ATGGCAAAGATTGGCATTTTTGTAGGTACGGTATACGGCAATGCATTGCTGGTGGCGGAAGAAGCGGAGCCGTTACTGCAACAGCAGGGGCACAGCGTCACCGTATTTGATGATCCGACGCTGGCAGACTGGCAGAACGGTGCCGGCGATGTGGCGTTAATCGTCACCTCAACCACCGGCCAGGGCGATTTGCCCGATTCGATTTCCGGTCTGTTCCATGCGATCAAAGATAAGCTGGGTCATCAGCCTGCGCTGCGCTACGGCGTGATTGCGCTGGGTGACAGCAGTTATGACCATTTCTGTGGCGCGGGCAAAGCGTTTGATGCGCTGCTGCAGGAGCAGGGCGCTCAGCGGGTTGGCGAAGTATTACTGGTTGATGCCACTGAAAACCCTGAGCCGGAAGCGGTCACCTCTCCATGGGTTGAAGCCTGGGGCGCACAGCTCTGA
- the garD gene encoding galactarate dehydratase translates to MKPNTDEQPLYIKVHEHDNVAIVVNSMGLPAGTQFADGLTLTEHVPQGHKVALSAINQGAEIVRYGEVIGYALRDIAQGSWIDESLVALPEAPPLESLPLATQVPPDLPPLEGYTFEGYRNADGSVGTRNLLGITTSVHCVAGVVDHVVQIIERDLLPRFPNVDGVVALNHLYGCGVAINAPAAVVPIRTIHNLALNANFGGEVMIVSLGCEKLQPERLLTGTPDVQAISLDDHDIVRLQDEKLVGFGAMVNEILQVAERHLQRLNARQRETCSAAELIVGMQCGGSDAFSGVTANPAVGFASDLLVRCGATVMFSEVTEVRDAIHLLTPRVINQEVGKRLLEEMAWYDNYLDQGQTDRSANPSPGNKKGGLANVVEKALGSIAKSGRSAIVEVLSPGQRPTRRGLIYAATPASDFVCGTQQLASGITLQVFTTGRGTPYGLAAIPVIKMATRNALAERWHDLMDINAGTIATGEESIEQVGWRLFELILDIASGRKQTWSDRWAIRNQLAVFNPAPVT, encoded by the coding sequence TGAACAACCGCTCTATATCAAAGTCCATGAGCATGACAATGTCGCGATTGTGGTCAACAGCATGGGTCTGCCAGCCGGCACGCAGTTTGCGGATGGCCTGACGCTTACTGAACATGTGCCGCAGGGCCATAAAGTGGCGCTAAGCGCCATTAACCAGGGTGCAGAGATTGTGCGATATGGTGAAGTTATCGGCTATGCGCTGCGGGATATTGCCCAGGGCAGCTGGATTGATGAATCTCTTGTTGCGCTGCCAGAAGCCCCTCCGCTGGAGAGCCTGCCGTTAGCCACGCAGGTTCCGCCTGATTTGCCGCCGTTAGAAGGTTACACCTTTGAAGGTTACCGGAATGCGGATGGCAGCGTGGGTACGCGTAATCTCCTCGGCATCACCACCAGTGTCCACTGCGTGGCCGGTGTGGTGGATCATGTCGTGCAGATCATTGAACGGGATCTGCTGCCACGCTTTCCGAATGTGGATGGCGTCGTCGCCCTGAACCATCTTTATGGCTGTGGTGTGGCGATCAACGCGCCTGCTGCGGTGGTGCCGATTCGCACCATTCATAATCTGGCACTGAATGCCAATTTCGGCGGCGAAGTGATGATCGTCAGTCTGGGTTGCGAAAAGTTGCAGCCTGAGCGCCTGCTGACCGGCACGCCTGACGTGCAGGCCATTTCACTGGACGACCATGACATCGTGCGTTTGCAGGATGAAAAGCTGGTGGGTTTCGGTGCGATGGTGAATGAGATTCTGCAGGTCGCAGAACGTCATCTTCAGCGGCTCAATGCGCGCCAGCGCGAAACCTGCTCCGCTGCAGAATTGATTGTGGGTATGCAGTGTGGAGGCAGCGATGCGTTCTCAGGCGTAACGGCGAATCCGGCGGTGGGCTTCGCCTCTGATCTGCTGGTGCGCTGCGGGGCGACCGTGATGTTCTCTGAAGTCACTGAAGTGCGTGATGCCATTCACCTGCTGACGCCACGGGTGATCAATCAGGAAGTTGGTAAGCGCTTACTTGAGGAGATGGCCTGGTATGACAATTACCTCGACCAGGGCCAGACTGATCGCAGCGCTAACCCGTCTCCCGGCAACAAAAAAGGCGGCCTGGCCAACGTAGTGGAAAAAGCACTGGGATCGATCGCCAAATCGGGACGCAGCGCCATTGTCGAAGTGCTCTCGCCGGGTCAACGGCCTACGCGGCGTGGATTAATTTATGCGGCGACGCCCGCCAGCGATTTTGTCTGCGGCACGCAGCAACTGGCATCCGGTATCACGTTACAGGTGTTCACGACCGGGCGCGGAACGCCTTACGGTCTGGCCGCGATTCCGGTGATCAAGATGGCGACGCGCAATGCGCTGGCAGAGCGCTGGCACGATCTGATGGACATCAATGCCGGAACGATTGCGACGGGTGAAGAGAGTATTGAGCAGGTGGGCTGGCGACTGTTTGAGTTGATTCTGGACATTGCCAGCGGCAGGAAGCAGACCTGGTCCGATCGCTGGGCTATCCGTAATCAGCTGGCTGTGTTTAACCCGGCGCCTGTCACCTGA